In the genome of Populus trichocarpa isolate Nisqually-1 chromosome 6, P.trichocarpa_v4.1, whole genome shotgun sequence, one region contains:
- the LOC7491961 gene encoding protein ALUMINUM SENSITIVE 3: MDFNFDEFLSSGIGDDNFEWLIKFLKGMLKPLAATAVVLMAVILSYMQKLGLEGEMVYSIIRSFLQLSVIGFVLQFIFNQDHAVWIILAYLFMVSVAGYTAGQRAKQVPRGKFVAGASILIGTAVTLVLLVVLNVFPFTPRYIIPVAGMMVGNAMTVTGVAMKRLRDDIKVQMNLVETALALGATPRQATLQQVKRALIIALSPVLDNAKTVGLISLPGAMTGLIMGGASPLEAIQLQIVVMNMLIGASTVSSIMSTYLCWPAFFTKAYQLETKVFSTD; this comes from the exons ATGGATTTCAACTTTGATGAATTTCTGAGTTCTGGTATCGGTGATGATAATTTTGAGTGGCTGATCAAGTTTCTAAAGGGCATGCTAAAGCCACTGGCTGCTACAGCAGTGGTGCTTATGGCGGTGATTCTGTCCTATATGCAAAAGCTTGGTTTGGAGGGAGAGATGGTGTATTCGATTATTAGATCCTTTCTTCAGCTCTCTGTTATTGGGTTTGTTTTGCAGTTCATTTTCAATCAGGATCATGCTGTATGGATCATCCTTGCTTACCTTTTCATG GTCTCTGTTGCTGGATATACAGCTGGACAACGTGCCAAGCAGGTTCCTAGAGGAAAATTTGTGGCTGGTGCTTCTATCCTGATCGGAACTGCAGTGACATTGGTCCTGCTAGTTGTATTGAACGTTTTTCCCTTCACTCCACGGTACATCATTCCCGTTGCAGGCATGATGGTTGGGAATGCAATGACAGTTACTGGAGTTGCAATGAAAAGACTCCGCGATGATATCAAAGTCCAAATGAACCTG GTAGAGACAGCATTGGCTCTTGGAGCAACGCCGCGTCAAGCCACACTTCAACAAGTGAAAAGGGCTCTAATTATTGCGCTTTCACCTGTACTGGACAATGCCAAAACCGTGGGTCTCATTTCACTTCCTGGAGCAATGACTGGGCTTATCATGGGAGGAGCTTCTCCACTAGAAGCCATTCAATTGCAAATTGTGGTGATGAACATGCTCATTGGTGCATCAACTGTTAGTAGCATTATGTCAACATATCTTTGTTGGCCAGCTTTCTTCACCAAAGCTTATCAACTAGAAACCAAGGTATTCTCTACTGATTGA